A window of Mytilus edulis chromosome 10, xbMytEdul2.2, whole genome shotgun sequence contains these coding sequences:
- the LOC139491307 gene encoding uncharacterized protein isoform X2: protein MTKLDREFQHLLSDISNKLITDDIQKMVYMLRAEKIPAQDLETVKTGENIFHLMTTYSLLSKTKTQMLIDMLNKMNLQPLVDMLEEFTAKHEELIQQEEGPCNIKEDMVVEHFMETSKLKEIQQKLATTKFIALSGLLGSGKSQLALKHACKKRQSCKKGICWRISCQDMVILLNSLKKMADGLGLKKESKQNESISNEESLDFILELIKRELKEKDPSIEHLIIFDDVTDETKHAVEKFKNSFLKFNVKVIATTWNQAFCDETNLVAVNGFTEDEAIEFLKRKNELTAEEVEDYKELAKYLSCLPLAMYGVKTRMVSHRLTPKGFLKAFKGRKSTISIDKMLSDSVNRKLYEVLTEFLNILKKDEVEEVFDMVLILQFLSLEDIPILFFQFLPAKEGSEDQALNPESFIEAIQKFSFGYIRGEDDDRYICTHLAVTRTIDCYTSKEDKVRLLKKVLKALMWLLDKDNIHEKDYKRNHDLLPHAILVIRHYETLKKEVPQLSKDFELNVLAAYVYDLVGYTYNFFGMLKNAGEHSTAAKRSCFAITGIEEDQIEELVSKTCVRNENYETWEKFAKREAEIVFEKLKNIISVPANMELLKKMALDYNLNTYRSREHIELLQGYLGNNLENECTLTKVEYDHLCKNHLAIPAANHLGELFLYELFIQVFYTFGRRIFYLGDHVDYKTARDFAHALFLAKEFGVKVAEECKQLDLPDILYVMLTELSGTLEQIFDDRAKLSLKTIQHLENAASRFKDLQDSTASYFSFGVIKSGHESLQHRKICLKRLVRCYTAMAHLIPDENEEMKKEIGEKLHQCNVQLEKLSSEYSHRQTGVDLRMGECFLALKNFEEAKEKFLKVAPEGILQDTFDVKKSALNFHELLAVKGLINVFKGSGQKEKTQELARRLEAILDNSNEVEELSHFRLKEMNTLSG from the exons ATGACAAAACTTGATAGAGAATTCCAGCATCTTCTGTCAGATATCAGTAACAAGTTAATCACAG ATGATATCCAGAAGATGGTGTATATGTTGAGAGCTGAAAAAATTCCAGCTCAAGACCTTGAAACAGTTAAAACTGgtgaaaatatatttcatttaatgacGACTTATAGCCTTTTGTCTAAAACAAAGACACAAATGTTAATTGATATGTTGAATAAGATGAACTTACAGCCACTTGTAGATATGCTGGAGGAATTCACAGCTAAACATGAAGAATTGATACAACAAGAAGAAG GGCCATGTAAtataaaagaagatatggtagTTGAACATTTCATGGAAACAAGTAAACTGAAAGAAATACAGCAAAAATTGGCTACCACAAAATTCATTGCATTGTCAG GTTTACTTGGTTCTGGTAAGTCACAATTGGCTTTGAAACATGCTTGTAAGAAAAGACAATCTTGCAAAAAGGGAATTTGTTGGAGGATATCTTGCCAAGATATGGTAATCCTTCTTAACTCACTGAAAAAAATGGCTGATGGCCTTGGCCTGAAGAAGGAAAGCAAACAAAATGAAAGCATTTCAAATGAGGAGTCGTTAGACTTCATACTTGAATTAATTAAAAGGGAATTAAAAGAGAAGGATCCATCCATAGAACATTTGATTATATTTGATGATGTTACAGATGAAACAAAGCATGCAGTAGAAAagtttaagaattcctttttgaAATTCAATGTTAAGGTAATAGCAACAACATGGAATCAAGCCTTCTGTGATGAAACCAACCTTGTTGCAGTAAATGGTTTCACTGAAGATGAGGCAATTGAATTCCTCAAAAGAAAAAATGAATTAACTGCTGAAGAAGTTGAAGATTATAAAGAATTAGCAAAATACCTAAGTTGTCTACCCTTGGCTATGTATGGGGTGAAAACAAGAATGGTTTCCCACAGATTAACACCAAAAGGCTTTTTGAAAGCATTTAAAGGTAGAAAGTCAACAATTTCAATAGACAAAATGTTGTCTGATTCAGTAAACAGAAAACTTTATGAAGTGCTGACCGAGTTTTTGAATATTCTCAAGAAAGATGAAGTTGAAGAAGTTTTTGATATGGTACTTATTCTACAGTTTTTATCGTTAGAGGATATTCCGATTCTATTTTTCCAGTTCTTACCAGCAAAAGAGGGGAGTGAAGATCAGGCATTGAATCCAGAGAGCTTCATAGAAGCAATTCAAAAATTCTCCTTTGGTTATATAAGAGGTGAGGATGATGATAGATACATTTGCACTCATCTGGCTGTTACAAGGACAATTGATTGTTATACTTCAAAAGAAGACAAGGTTCGTCTTCTTAAGAAAGTTCTCAAGGCATTAATGTGGCTCTTAGATAAGGACAATATCCATGAGAAAGATTACAAAAGAAATCATGATCTCCTACCCCATGCCATTTTAGTTATTCGCCATTATGAAACATTGAAGAAGGAAGTCCCACAGCTTTCTAAAGACTTTGAATTGAATGTTCTTGCAGCTTATGTGTATGACTTGGTTGGATACACATACAACTTTTTTGGGATGCTGAAAAACGCTGGTGAGCATTCTACTGCTGCCAAACGATCCTGTTTCGCTATTACAGGAATTGAAGAAGACCAAATAGAAGAACTTGTTTCCAAAACATGTGTTAGGAATGAAAATTATGAAACATGGGAGAAGTTTGCTAAACGTGAGGCCGAAATAGTATTcgaaaaactgaaaaatattatTTCTGTCCCAGCTAACATGGAATTGTTAAAGAAAATGGCTTTAGATTATAATCTTAATACATACAGGAGTCGGGAACATATTGAACTTCTTCAAGGTTACCTTGGAAACAACTTGGAAAATGAATGTACACTCACAAAGGTTGAATATGATCATCTTTGTAAAAATCACCTTGCAATACCTGCAGCCAATCATCTAGGAGAACTGTTCTTGTACGAACTTTTTATCCAAGTCTTTTACACATTTGGAAGAAGAATATTTTATCTTGGAGATCATGTTGATTATAAAACAGCGAGGGATTTTGCTCATGCATTGTTTTTAGCCAAAGAATTTGGGGTCAAAGTAGCTGAAGAATGCAAACAATTGGATCTACCTGACATTTTATATGTCATGTTGACAGAGTTGAGTGGGACATTGGAACAGATTTTTGATGACAGAGCTAAACTTAGTCTTAAAACTATTCAACATCTGGAAAATGCTGCTTCAAGATTCAAAGACTTGCAAGACTCCACTGCATCCTATTTTAGTTTTGGGGTTATTAAATCTGGTCATGAGAGTTTACAGCACAGAAAGATTTGCCTGAAAAGACTGGTAAGATGTTATACAGCAATGGCACATTTAATTCCAGATGAAAATGAAGAGATGAAGAAAGAAATCGGTGAAAAATTACATCAGTGTAATGTTCAACTTGAAAAACTGTCCTCTGAGTATAGTCATAGGCAAACTGGTGTTGACCTTAGAATGGGAGAATGTTTCCTTGCTCTTAAGAATTTTGAAGAGGCAAAGGAAAAGTTTCTAAAAGTTGCCCCAGAAGGTATCCTTCAAGATAcatttgatgttaaaaaatcagCATTGAACTTTCATGAACTTCTTGCTGTGAAAGGGCTCATTAATGTATTTAAAGGGAGTGGCCAAAAAGAAAAAACGCA
- the LOC139491307 gene encoding uncharacterized protein isoform X1: MTKLDREFQHLLSDISNKLITDDIQKMVYMLRAEKIPAQDLETVKTGENIFHLMTTYSLLSKTKTQMLIDMLNKMNLQPLVDMLEEFTAKHEELIQQEEGPCNIKEDMVVEHFMETSKLKEIQQKLATTKFIALSGLLGSGKSQLALKHACKKRQSCKKGICWRISCQDMVILLNSLKKMADGLGLKKESKQNESISNEESLDFILELIKRELKEKDPSIEHLIIFDDVTDETKHAVEKFKNSFLKFNVKVIATTWNQAFCDETNLVAVNGFTEDEAIEFLKRKNELTAEEVEDYKELAKYLSCLPLAMYGVKTRMVSHRLTPKGFLKAFKGRKSTISIDKMLSDSVNRKLYEVLTEFLNILKKDEVEEVFDMVLILQFLSLEDIPILFFQFLPAKEGSEDQALNPESFIEAIQKFSFGYIRGEDDDRYICTHLAVTRTIDCYTSKEDKVRLLKKVLKALMWLLDKDNIHEKDYKRNHDLLPHAILVIRHYETLKKEVPQLSKDFELNVLAAYVYDLVGYTYNFFGMLKNAGEHSTAAKRSCFAITGIEEDQIEELVSKTCVRNENYETWEKFAKREAEIVFEKLKNIISVPANMELLKKMALDYNLNTYRSREHIELLQGYLGNNLENECTLTKVEYDHLCKNHLAIPAANHLGELFLYELFIQVFYTFGRRIFYLGDHVDYKTARDFAHALFLAKEFGVKVAEECKQLDLPDILYVMLTELSGTLEQIFDDRAKLSLKTIQHLENAASRFKDLQDSTASYFSFGVIKSGHESLQHRKICLKRLVRCYTAMAHLIPDENEEMKKEIGEKLHQCNVQLEKLSSEYSHRQTGVDLRMGECFLALKNFEEAKEKFLKVAPEGILQDTFDVKKSALNFHELLAVKGLINVFKGSGQKEKTQELARRLEAILDNSNEVEELSHFRLKEMNTLSGLTN, encoded by the exons ATGACAAAACTTGATAGAGAATTCCAGCATCTTCTGTCAGATATCAGTAACAAGTTAATCACAG ATGATATCCAGAAGATGGTGTATATGTTGAGAGCTGAAAAAATTCCAGCTCAAGACCTTGAAACAGTTAAAACTGgtgaaaatatatttcatttaatgacGACTTATAGCCTTTTGTCTAAAACAAAGACACAAATGTTAATTGATATGTTGAATAAGATGAACTTACAGCCACTTGTAGATATGCTGGAGGAATTCACAGCTAAACATGAAGAATTGATACAACAAGAAGAAG GGCCATGTAAtataaaagaagatatggtagTTGAACATTTCATGGAAACAAGTAAACTGAAAGAAATACAGCAAAAATTGGCTACCACAAAATTCATTGCATTGTCAG GTTTACTTGGTTCTGGTAAGTCACAATTGGCTTTGAAACATGCTTGTAAGAAAAGACAATCTTGCAAAAAGGGAATTTGTTGGAGGATATCTTGCCAAGATATGGTAATCCTTCTTAACTCACTGAAAAAAATGGCTGATGGCCTTGGCCTGAAGAAGGAAAGCAAACAAAATGAAAGCATTTCAAATGAGGAGTCGTTAGACTTCATACTTGAATTAATTAAAAGGGAATTAAAAGAGAAGGATCCATCCATAGAACATTTGATTATATTTGATGATGTTACAGATGAAACAAAGCATGCAGTAGAAAagtttaagaattcctttttgaAATTCAATGTTAAGGTAATAGCAACAACATGGAATCAAGCCTTCTGTGATGAAACCAACCTTGTTGCAGTAAATGGTTTCACTGAAGATGAGGCAATTGAATTCCTCAAAAGAAAAAATGAATTAACTGCTGAAGAAGTTGAAGATTATAAAGAATTAGCAAAATACCTAAGTTGTCTACCCTTGGCTATGTATGGGGTGAAAACAAGAATGGTTTCCCACAGATTAACACCAAAAGGCTTTTTGAAAGCATTTAAAGGTAGAAAGTCAACAATTTCAATAGACAAAATGTTGTCTGATTCAGTAAACAGAAAACTTTATGAAGTGCTGACCGAGTTTTTGAATATTCTCAAGAAAGATGAAGTTGAAGAAGTTTTTGATATGGTACTTATTCTACAGTTTTTATCGTTAGAGGATATTCCGATTCTATTTTTCCAGTTCTTACCAGCAAAAGAGGGGAGTGAAGATCAGGCATTGAATCCAGAGAGCTTCATAGAAGCAATTCAAAAATTCTCCTTTGGTTATATAAGAGGTGAGGATGATGATAGATACATTTGCACTCATCTGGCTGTTACAAGGACAATTGATTGTTATACTTCAAAAGAAGACAAGGTTCGTCTTCTTAAGAAAGTTCTCAAGGCATTAATGTGGCTCTTAGATAAGGACAATATCCATGAGAAAGATTACAAAAGAAATCATGATCTCCTACCCCATGCCATTTTAGTTATTCGCCATTATGAAACATTGAAGAAGGAAGTCCCACAGCTTTCTAAAGACTTTGAATTGAATGTTCTTGCAGCTTATGTGTATGACTTGGTTGGATACACATACAACTTTTTTGGGATGCTGAAAAACGCTGGTGAGCATTCTACTGCTGCCAAACGATCCTGTTTCGCTATTACAGGAATTGAAGAAGACCAAATAGAAGAACTTGTTTCCAAAACATGTGTTAGGAATGAAAATTATGAAACATGGGAGAAGTTTGCTAAACGTGAGGCCGAAATAGTATTcgaaaaactgaaaaatattatTTCTGTCCCAGCTAACATGGAATTGTTAAAGAAAATGGCTTTAGATTATAATCTTAATACATACAGGAGTCGGGAACATATTGAACTTCTTCAAGGTTACCTTGGAAACAACTTGGAAAATGAATGTACACTCACAAAGGTTGAATATGATCATCTTTGTAAAAATCACCTTGCAATACCTGCAGCCAATCATCTAGGAGAACTGTTCTTGTACGAACTTTTTATCCAAGTCTTTTACACATTTGGAAGAAGAATATTTTATCTTGGAGATCATGTTGATTATAAAACAGCGAGGGATTTTGCTCATGCATTGTTTTTAGCCAAAGAATTTGGGGTCAAAGTAGCTGAAGAATGCAAACAATTGGATCTACCTGACATTTTATATGTCATGTTGACAGAGTTGAGTGGGACATTGGAACAGATTTTTGATGACAGAGCTAAACTTAGTCTTAAAACTATTCAACATCTGGAAAATGCTGCTTCAAGATTCAAAGACTTGCAAGACTCCACTGCATCCTATTTTAGTTTTGGGGTTATTAAATCTGGTCATGAGAGTTTACAGCACAGAAAGATTTGCCTGAAAAGACTGGTAAGATGTTATACAGCAATGGCACATTTAATTCCAGATGAAAATGAAGAGATGAAGAAAGAAATCGGTGAAAAATTACATCAGTGTAATGTTCAACTTGAAAAACTGTCCTCTGAGTATAGTCATAGGCAAACTGGTGTTGACCTTAGAATGGGAGAATGTTTCCTTGCTCTTAAGAATTTTGAAGAGGCAAAGGAAAAGTTTCTAAAAGTTGCCCCAGAAGGTATCCTTCAAGATAcatttgatgttaaaaaatcagCATTGAACTTTCATGAACTTCTTGCTGTGAAAGGGCTCATTAATGTATTTAAAGGGAGTGGCCAAAAAGAAAAAACGCA